A region of Campylobacter armoricus DNA encodes the following proteins:
- a CDS encoding bifunctional 2-C-methyl-D-erythritol 4-phosphate cytidylyltransferase/2-C-methyl-D-erythritol 2,4-cyclodiphosphate synthase: MLDISLIMLSAGESSRFNSPVKKQFLRLGDQPLWLYVTKNLSSFYPFKQVVVTSSNISYMKKFAPEYHFVKGGETRAQSLLNALNLVQSEYVLVSDVARVLISKNLFDNIIENYDKADCITPVLKVSDTTIYAQEAIERDKIKLIQTPQLSRTNMLKKALEQNTSFTDDSTAIQAIGGKIWYVQGEELAKKITFKEDLKNLNLPKPSWDIFNGSGFDVHEFGEQRALLLGGVKVHESMGLKAHSDGDVLAHALIDALLGAAGLGDIGELFPDNDMQYKNADSMLLLQSAYTLVQNYGFELVNADITIIAQTPKMKDFKEDIAFNIAKILKTTPNKINIKATTTEHLGFIGRKEGIAVLASVNLKYFDWMKL, encoded by the coding sequence ATGTTAGATATTTCCTTGATTATGCTATCTGCCGGAGAATCTTCAAGATTTAATTCCCCAGTGAAAAAACAATTTTTAAGACTAGGGGATCAACCATTATGGTTGTATGTTACTAAAAATTTAAGTTCTTTTTATCCTTTTAAACAGGTAGTTGTTACTTCTAGTAATATTTCTTATATGAAAAAATTTGCCCCTGAATATCATTTTGTTAAAGGTGGTGAAACTAGAGCACAATCTTTACTTAATGCTTTAAATTTAGTGCAAAGTGAATATGTTTTAGTTAGTGATGTAGCAAGAGTTTTAATCTCTAAAAACCTTTTTGATAATATCATAGAAAATTATGATAAAGCTGATTGTATCACCCCTGTTTTAAAGGTAAGTGATACAACAATTTATGCTCAAGAAGCTATAGAAAGAGATAAAATCAAACTCATACAAACCCCACAACTTTCTCGCACAAATATGCTAAAAAAAGCTTTAGAACAAAATACAAGTTTTACTGATGATAGCACGGCAATTCAAGCCATAGGCGGTAAAATTTGGTATGTGCAAGGTGAAGAACTAGCTAAAAAAATCACTTTTAAAGAAGATTTAAAAAACTTAAATTTGCCAAAGCCATCTTGGGATATTTTTAATGGAAGTGGCTTTGATGTGCATGAATTTGGAGAGCAAAGAGCCTTACTTTTGGGTGGAGTAAAAGTGCATGAAAGTATGGGTTTAAAAGCACATTCTGATGGAGATGTTTTAGCTCATGCATTAATTGACGCACTTTTAGGCGCGGCAGGACTTGGAGATATTGGTGAGCTTTTCCCAGATAATGATATGCAGTATAAAAACGCTGATTCTATGCTTTTATTACAAAGTGCTTATACTTTAGTGCAAAATTATGGTTTTGAGCTTGTAAATGCTGATATTACCATCATAGCCCAAACACCCAAAATGAAAGATTTTAAAGAAGATATTGCATTTAATATAGCCAAAATTTTAAAAACTACTCCAAATAAAATCAATATTAAAGCTACCACCACAGAACACTTAGGATTTATAGGAAGAAAAGAAGGGATTGCTGTTTTAGCAAGTGTAAATTTAAAATATTTTGATTGGATGAAATTATGA
- a CDS encoding glucose-6-phosphate isomerase produces MLNNTLFFKTQDFKKITAYANRMNDELESGDIGYYHLVDTSFDLIKESKEFITTKTHIENIVLVGMGGSSCGVKALKELLFDQVEEKKLFIIDNTSSHTFTQTMQKINPQKTLFIIASKSGTTIEVISLFKLIIAHFNFKNENLHENFVFITDFESKLHKLGEELNIKCFFIPKNVGGRFSVLSAIGIVPLSFCGYDTKALLEGAKACYVDFFEKKCDQILQKAYHYCTHKSAHINVLFSYGDAFKGFNEWYIQLIAESLGKKQGFKRIGLTPVALIGARDQHSFLQLIMDGPKDKTVTFLKIKDSQKSPSIPNISFNHLQNCDFTNEVNLHDLLNAQCDATMHALIAENLSVDVIELERLDAYHCGYLMYYYELFTSACGIMLGINTYDQPGVEVGKLILKNMLSK; encoded by the coding sequence ATGCTAAATAACACTTTATTTTTTAAAACCCAAGATTTTAAAAAAATCACCGCTTATGCAAATAGAATGAATGATGAGTTGGAAAGTGGCGATATAGGATATTATCACTTAGTAGATACAAGCTTTGATTTAATCAAAGAAAGCAAAGAATTTATTACTACTAAAACTCATATAGAAAATATTGTTTTAGTTGGTATGGGTGGATCAAGTTGTGGGGTTAAAGCTTTAAAAGAGCTTTTATTTGATCAAGTAGAAGAAAAAAAACTTTTTATTATTGACAATACTTCCTCACATACTTTTACCCAAACTATGCAAAAAATAAACCCACAAAAAACACTTTTCATTATAGCAAGTAAATCAGGCACAACTATAGAAGTGATTTCTTTATTTAAGCTCATCATTGCTCATTTTAATTTTAAAAATGAAAATTTACACGAAAACTTTGTGTTTATTACTGATTTTGAATCAAAACTTCACAAACTAGGTGAAGAATTAAATATAAAATGCTTTTTTATACCTAAAAATGTTGGAGGTAGATTTAGTGTTTTATCTGCTATTGGTATTGTTCCTTTGAGCTTTTGTGGCTATGATACCAAAGCCTTATTAGAAGGTGCAAAAGCTTGTTATGTGGATTTTTTTGAAAAAAAATGTGATCAAATTTTGCAAAAAGCTTATCATTATTGCACACATAAAAGTGCGCATATTAATGTACTTTTTTCTTATGGAGATGCTTTTAAAGGTTTTAATGAATGGTATATTCAACTAATTGCTGAAAGCCTAGGTAAAAAACAAGGCTTTAAACGCATAGGTTTAACTCCTGTTGCTTTAATTGGCGCTAGAGATCAGCATAGCTTTTTGCAACTTATCATGGATGGACCCAAAGATAAAACCGTTACTTTTTTAAAAATCAAAGATAGTCAAAAATCCCCTAGTATCCCAAATATAAGCTTTAATCATTTGCAAAATTGTGATTTTACTAATGAAGTCAATTTACACGATCTTTTAAATGCTCAATGTGATGCAACCATGCATGCTTTGATTGCTGAAAATTTAAGTGTTGATGTGATAGAACTTGAAAGATTAGATGCTTATCATTGCGGATATTTGATGTATTATTATGAGTTATTTACCTCAGCTTGTGGAATTATGCTTGGGATTAATACTTATGATCAACCTGGTGTGGAAGTGGGGAAATTAATACTCAAAAATATGTTAAGTAAATAA
- a CDS encoding alpha/beta fold hydrolase, with the protein MFFDLQSFIALSQKTNLTSQEKLLLFKFQIHFKKNIDLLQKLYDYSLVAYCANVYLNQSLKKEGLQKHKAIIKALTNPFYKKEKIPVGGLNNAFLALKFVKNYEILEHINETHPQSKMGFRANFIYDKKRKNNILAFAGSDLNPLCFDFKDFYSDFLILLNKTPKGQIQSMQYFYNQLKQKYTIDKNLIIIGHSLGGYLAQTFARTFPSVVKEVYAFQAPGLRQNFQKYSYINFHINTTYNLNFKTYKWWNFNFVQKLYEKDSEEILLRIGSIKHHPSVCIYKLDEFLKFLTHKG; encoded by the coding sequence ATGTTTTTTGACTTGCAAAGCTTTATTGCTTTAAGTCAAAAAACAAATTTAACCTCTCAAGAAAAACTACTCTTATTTAAATTTCAAATTCATTTTAAAAAAAATATCGATTTATTGCAAAAATTATATGATTATAGTTTAGTAGCTTATTGTGCTAATGTATATTTAAATCAAAGCTTGAAAAAAGAAGGTTTGCAAAAACACAAAGCCATTATAAAAGCTTTAACTAATCCTTTTTATAAAAAAGAAAAAATCCCTGTAGGTGGTTTAAACAATGCATTTTTAGCTTTAAAATTTGTAAAAAATTATGAAATACTTGAACACATCAATGAAACACATCCACAATCTAAAATGGGTTTTAGAGCTAATTTTATTTATGATAAAAAAAGAAAAAACAACATTTTAGCTTTCGCAGGAAGTGATTTAAATCCTTTGTGTTTTGATTTTAAAGATTTTTATAGTGATTTTTTGATTTTACTCAACAAAACTCCAAAAGGCCAAATTCAATCCATGCAGTATTTTTACAACCAACTCAAACAAAAATACACCATCGATAAAAATCTCATAATCATAGGACATTCTTTAGGAGGATATTTAGCTCAAACTTTTGCAAGAACCTTTCCTAGTGTAGTAAAAGAAGTCTATGCTTTTCAAGCACCTGGTTTAAGACAGAATTTTCAAAAATACTCTTATATAAATTTTCATATAAATACTACTTATAATTTAAATTTCAAAACTTACAAATGGTGGAATTTTAATTTTGTGCAAAAGCTTTATGAAAAAGATAGCGAAGAAATTTTATTGCGTATAGGAAGTATCAAGCATCATCCTAGCGTTTGCATTTACAAACTAGATGAATTTTTAAAATTCTTAACCCATAAGGGCTAA
- a CDS encoding Mrp/NBP35 family ATP-binding protein: MKEKIEERLKQVVYPGFKKDIVSFGFVKKIEINENKAHIIVEIVSANTQVSQELRENIVNVLKDLNLELNLEIIQPKIPEEKSNSRSGKNIAPQIKNFLMISSGKGGVGKSTTTLNLAISLAKMGKRVGLLDADIYGPNIPRMLGESKSKPEIVGQKIRPILSHGVYMMSMGVLIEEGKGLMWRGSMIMKAIEQLLSDVLWPELDVLLLDMPPGTGDAQITLAQSVPVSAGVCVSTPQVVSLDDSKRALDMFEKLHIPVAGIIENMSGFLCPDNGKEYDIFGKGTTEEMAKAYKCEVLAQIPIEMSVREGGDSGKPVSFYMPESVSSKRYLQAAEKIWEFIEKVNQEGKVDNSAIQPVMNGKSACSQ; this comes from the coding sequence TTGAAGGAAAAAATAGAAGAAAGACTAAAACAAGTTGTATATCCAGGATTTAAAAAGGATATAGTAAGTTTTGGTTTTGTTAAGAAAATTGAGATTAACGAAAATAAAGCTCATATTATAGTAGAAATTGTTTCGGCTAATACTCAGGTTTCACAAGAGCTTAGAGAGAATATTGTAAATGTTTTAAAAGATTTAAATTTAGAACTTAATTTAGAAATTATTCAACCAAAAATACCTGAAGAAAAAAGTAATTCAAGAAGTGGTAAAAATATTGCTCCACAAATTAAAAATTTTCTTATGATTTCAAGTGGAAAAGGTGGAGTAGGCAAAAGTACTACAACTTTAAATTTAGCTATTTCTTTAGCTAAAATGGGTAAAAGAGTAGGGCTTTTAGATGCTGATATTTATGGACCAAATATACCAAGAATGTTAGGTGAGAGTAAAAGTAAACCTGAAATTGTAGGGCAAAAAATTCGTCCTATTTTGTCTCATGGAGTTTATATGATGAGTATGGGTGTGCTTATAGAAGAGGGTAAAGGTTTAATGTGGCGTGGTTCTATGATTATGAAGGCTATTGAGCAGCTTTTATCTGATGTGCTTTGGCCTGAACTTGATGTATTATTACTTGATATGCCTCCTGGAACGGGTGATGCACAAATTACTCTAGCTCAAAGTGTACCAGTGAGTGCAGGGGTGTGCGTAAGTACTCCACAAGTAGTATCTTTGGATGATAGTAAAAGAGCACTAGATATGTTTGAAAAATTGCATATTCCTGTTGCAGGTATCATAGAAAATATGAGTGGTTTTTTATGCCCTGATAATGGTAAAGAATATGACATTTTTGGAAAAGGTACCACAGAAGAAATGGCAAAAGCTTATAAATGTGAAGTTTTAGCTCAAATTCCTATTGAAATGAGTGTAAGAGAAGGTGGAGATAGTGGAAAACCAGTGAGTTTTTATATGCCTGAAAGCGTAAGCTCAAAAAGATATTTGCAAGCTGCTGAAAAAATTTGGGAATTTATAGAAAAGGTTAATCAAGAAGGTAAAGTAGATAATTCAGCTATTCAACCTGTAATGAATGGCAAAAGCGCGTGCTCGCAATAA
- a CDS encoding Dps family protein: protein MSVTKQLLQLQADAHSLWIKFHNYHWNVKGLQFFSIHEYTEKAYEEMAELFDDCAERALQLGEKAIVCSKTLLENAKAPKAQKDCFTPIEVLELIREDYKYLLAEFKKLNEEAEKASDTTTAAFAQENIAKYEKVLWMLNSTIQNTCSM from the coding sequence ATGTCAGTAACAAAACAATTATTACAATTACAAGCGGATGCTCATAGCTTATGGATTAAATTTCACAATTATCACTGGAATGTAAAAGGTTTGCAATTTTTTTCAATTCATGAATATACAGAAAAAGCTTATGAAGAAATGGCTGAACTTTTTGATGATTGTGCTGAAAGGGCTTTGCAACTTGGAGAAAAAGCTATCGTTTGCTCAAAAACATTACTAGAAAATGCAAAAGCACCTAAGGCTCAAAAAGATTGCTTTACTCCAATAGAAGTTTTAGAGCTTATTAGAGAAGATTATAAATACCTTTTAGCTGAATTTAAAAAACTAAATGAAGAAGCTGAAAAAGCAAGTGATACTACAACTGCAGCTTTTGCTCAAGAAAATATCGCAAAATATGAAAAAGTTCTTTGGATGCTTAATTCAACTATCCAAAATACTTGCTCTATGTAA
- a CDS encoding sulfate adenylyltransferase has protein sequence MALQRKNSIIISEEEYEVLCFIKEGIFGSFTKLMNEKERDEVLATGMIHNQKIPYTLTFAPANTKENEKTLENARIGEKIEFICDDKVIGHIILESKFKNDKNTNDIFRPNACLIDDFGKTCISGEFEIYNNRIKAIKEDFEKIKKRLNPSNITAIVSSFDPFHRAHERILRWAIEQSDLVIIFLIESYENNGLNLKLKKRCFDIFAQNYLPSSRVLLIPLYNIKIFASHLNPILECALAKSFDCNKLFVGQNHAGLGMYFNQNKAFTVLDDFAKDYNIEVTILPEFVFCDECKMIVSTKSCPHGAHHHMKYHGDSLKNLLRLGIIPPAVFIRREISALILSELFPNRFHNKQNIYSNLFPTHGILEYRSDKEFYEQLIKLHQMSYMV, from the coding sequence ATGGCATTACAAAGAAAAAATAGCATTATAATTTCAGAAGAAGAATACGAAGTTTTATGTTTTATAAAAGAAGGTATTTTTGGTTCTTTTACAAAATTAATGAATGAAAAAGAAAGAGATGAAGTTTTAGCTACAGGAATGATCCATAATCAAAAAATTCCTTACACTCTAACCTTTGCTCCAGCAAACACAAAAGAAAATGAAAAAACTTTAGAAAATGCAAGAATTGGTGAAAAAATCGAATTTATATGTGATGATAAAGTTATAGGACATATAATCTTAGAAAGCAAATTCAAAAACGATAAAAATACTAATGATATTTTTAGACCTAATGCGTGTTTGATTGATGATTTTGGAAAAACTTGCATAAGTGGTGAATTTGAAATTTACAATAATCGCATTAAAGCCATTAAAGAAGATTTTGAAAAAATTAAAAAAAGACTAAATCCTTCTAATATCACAGCTATTGTTTCAAGCTTTGATCCTTTTCATAGAGCACATGAGAGAATTTTAAGATGGGCCATAGAACAATCTGATCTAGTGATTATTTTCCTTATAGAATCTTATGAAAATAATGGCTTAAACTTAAAACTCAAAAAGCGTTGTTTTGATATTTTTGCACAAAATTACCTACCATCTTCTAGGGTTTTACTTATACCTTTATATAATATAAAAATATTTGCCTCACATTTAAATCCTATACTTGAATGTGCTTTAGCTAAAAGTTTTGATTGTAATAAACTTTTCGTAGGACAAAATCACGCAGGGCTTGGAATGTATTTTAACCAAAATAAAGCATTTACCGTTCTTGATGATTTTGCAAAAGATTATAATATAGAAGTAACTATACTTCCTGAGTTCGTATTTTGTGATGAGTGCAAAATGATAGTTAGCACAAAATCATGCCCACATGGAGCTCATCATCATATGAAATACCACGGAGATTCTTTAAAAAATTTACTTAGACTTGGTATCATTCCACCAGCAGTTTTTATAAGAAGAGAAATTTCGGCTTTGATTTTATCTGAGCTTTTTCCAAATCGCTTCCATAATAAACAAAATATTTATAGCAACCTTTTTCCTACGCATGGTATTTTAGAATATAGAAGCGATAAAGAATTTTACGAGCAACTTATAAAACTCCATCAAATGTCATATATGGTGTAA
- the galU gene encoding UTP--glucose-1-phosphate uridylyltransferase GalU, whose protein sequence is MLQTCIFPAAGYGTRFLPATKTLPKEMLPILTKPLIHYGVDEALEAGMETMGFVTGRGKRALEDYFDISYELEHQIAGTKKEYLLSEIRTLIDRCTFTFTRQNEMKGLGDAVLKAKPLVQDEAFGVILADDLCVNEDGVNVLAQMVKIYEKYRCSIIAVMEVEPDQVSNYGVIAGNAVEEDLIMVNSMVEKPDPKDAPSNLAIIGRYILTPDIFGILENTKAGKNGEIQLTDALLSQATNNMVLAYKFKGQRFDCGSVEGFVEATNYFYEKSKKC, encoded by the coding sequence ATGCTTCAAACTTGTATTTTTCCAGCAGCAGGTTATGGGACTAGATTTTTACCTGCTACAAAAACCCTACCTAAAGAAATGTTACCCATACTAACCAAACCTTTAATTCACTATGGAGTAGATGAGGCTTTAGAAGCTGGTATGGAAACTATGGGCTTTGTTACAGGGCGTGGAAAAAGAGCTTTGGAAGATTATTTTGATATTTCTTATGAGCTTGAACATCAAATCGCAGGCACTAAAAAAGAATACCTTTTAAGCGAAATAAGAACACTTATAGATCGCTGCACTTTTACTTTTACAAGACAAAATGAAATGAAAGGTTTAGGAGATGCAGTTTTAAAAGCAAAGCCTTTGGTGCAAGATGAAGCTTTTGGAGTGATTTTGGCAGATGATTTATGTGTGAATGAAGATGGGGTAAATGTCTTAGCTCAAATGGTAAAAATTTATGAAAAATACCGCTGCTCTATTATAGCTGTGATGGAAGTTGAACCTGATCAAGTTTCAAATTATGGAGTTATAGCCGGAAATGCCGTGGAAGAAGATTTAATCATGGTAAATTCTATGGTAGAAAAACCTGATCCAAAAGATGCTCCGAGTAATTTAGCCATCATAGGAAGATACATTCTAACACCTGATATTTTTGGTATTTTAGAAAATACTAAAGCAGGTAAAAACGGAGAAATTCAACTAACCGATGCACTACTTTCACAAGCAACTAATAATATGGTTTTAGCTTATAAATTTAAAGGACAAAGATTTGATTGTGGAAGCGTAGAAGGCTTTGTCGAGGCAACTAATTATTTTTATGAGAAAAGCAAAAAATGCTAA
- a CDS encoding response regulator, with product MKVLIVENEFYLAQSIGSKLNSIGYECNIIANINELTEYDYEIILLSTSMNNFEHIIEIFKHKIIILLISYISSDTVLTPLKAGASDYIQKPFMIEELTRKIKHFQEFKKMSILNHTYQSYLKHKFETAKLPAIDYKKIKLPLILKTNNQIFADHFVFNYTNEHNIANIYIDLSHHQNLDKIFKDNSLYYLVNFQNLKALEKEKILNLALKKAVIIHTNSNIECDKFQVVELNTDEKTFESNGILTIDDYVKHIIISYQNVFPDTDLSKKLGISRKSLWEKRKKYGITKKK from the coding sequence ATGAAAGTTTTAATTGTAGAAAATGAATTTTATTTAGCTCAAAGTATAGGTTCAAAACTTAATTCTATAGGTTATGAATGTAATATAATAGCAAATATTAATGAACTTACTGAATATGATTATGAAATCATTCTACTTTCTACTAGTATGAATAATTTTGAACATATTATAGAAATTTTTAAACACAAAATTATTATTTTGCTTATTTCTTATATTAGTTCAGATACGGTTTTAACACCATTAAAAGCAGGAGCTAGTGATTATATACAAAAACCTTTTATGATAGAAGAACTTACGCGCAAAATCAAGCATTTTCAAGAATTTAAAAAAATGAGTATATTAAATCATACTTATCAATCTTATTTAAAACATAAATTCGAGACAGCAAAACTACCTGCTATTGATTATAAAAAAATAAAACTTCCATTGATTTTAAAAACAAATAATCAAATTTTTGCTGATCATTTTGTTTTTAATTATACTAATGAACATAATATTGCAAATATATATATTGATCTTTCTCATCATCAAAATTTAGATAAAATTTTTAAAGATAATTCTTTATATTATTTAGTCAATTTTCAAAATTTAAAAGCTTTAGAAAAAGAGAAGATATTAAATCTTGCTTTAAAAAAAGCAGTTATCATTCATACAAATTCAAATATCGAATGTGATAAATTCCAAGTTGTAGAGTTAAACACTGATGAAAAAACTTTTGAAAGTAATGGAATTTTAACTATTGATGATTATGTTAAACATATTATTATTAGTTATCAAAATGTCTTTCCTGATACTGATTTATCAAAAAAATTAGGAATTTCAAGAAAATCTTTATGGGAAAAAAGGAAAAAATATGGCATTACAAAGAAAAAATAG
- a CDS encoding IMPACT family protein yields the protein MKTIDQIYQEKIEIKKSTFLSFLCPFEDFQTLMQKLRSEHLKAVHFVYAYRYLNEFDQIIEDKSDDGEPKGTSAMPCLNVLRGALLVNCAVIVVRYFGGIKLGTGGLVRAYSEATNEVILKATLLEFEAKNILKLNIPFHLYARFEHFLNKNNISYEKKFQENVELILSVNAKEEEEFKKFAKEFEFSGLVWK from the coding sequence ATGAAAACCATTGATCAAATTTATCAAGAAAAAATAGAAATCAAAAAATCAACTTTTTTATCTTTTTTATGTCCTTTTGAAGATTTTCAAACTTTAATGCAAAAACTAAGAAGTGAGCATTTAAAAGCTGTGCATTTTGTATATGCTTATAGATATTTAAATGAATTTGATCAAATTATAGAAGATAAAAGTGATGATGGTGAGCCAAAAGGAACTTCTGCTATGCCTTGTTTAAATGTCTTAAGAGGAGCTTTGCTTGTTAATTGTGCTGTGATTGTGGTGCGTTATTTTGGAGGGATTAAGCTTGGCACGGGTGGGCTTGTAAGAGCTTATAGTGAAGCCACAAATGAAGTCATCTTAAAGGCAACACTTTTAGAATTTGAGGCTAAAAATATTTTAAAGCTAAATATACCTTTTCATCTTTATGCAAGATTTGAGCATTTTTTAAATAAAAATAACATTTCATATGAAAAAAAATTTCAAGAAAATGTTGAATTGATTTTAAGTGTTAATGCAAAAGAAGAAGAGGAATTTAAAAAATTTGCAAAAGAGTTTGAATTTAGCGGACTTGTTTGGAAGTAA
- a CDS encoding tetrahydrodipicolinate N-succinyltransferase N-terminal domain-containing protein — MAIENKEEFLNLIKQIEQRINYKKPKAFAIARLDLSQVDSSKKLQANFGVINFEQNYAAAAVMFEAFFRRGVDIDFNESEFVATLIKEDLDFALECFAPFLQEQGHKNIEVIKAAKENFRENTFSFVCIFEDEAPKSLESVYLKLYLLSNKKVPLRSLNLTGAFGILPNVAWSDNKPIDLDFLRENEIDLKMSGRYPRIDYVDKFPRFLAHVIPEDNTRILESSKVRMGAVLAAGTTIMPGAAYVNFNAGTTGACMVEGRISSSAVVGEGSDVGGGASILGVLSGTSGNAISIGKSCLLGANSVTGIPLGDNCIVDAGIAVLEGTKFALRNKDELQKINPDFNFDKDIYKGLELAGLNGLHFRQDSQSGVMIAAFNKKAVKLNEDLH, encoded by the coding sequence ATGGCAATAGAAAATAAAGAAGAGTTTTTAAATTTAATCAAACAAATCGAACAAAGGATTAATTATAAAAAGCCTAAAGCTTTTGCTATAGCAAGACTTGATCTAAGTCAAGTTGATTCTAGTAAAAAGCTTCAAGCTAATTTTGGTGTGATTAATTTTGAGCAAAATTATGCTGCTGCTGCAGTGATGTTTGAAGCATTTTTTAGAAGAGGGGTTGATATTGATTTTAATGAAAGTGAATTTGTAGCTACTTTGATCAAAGAAGATTTAGATTTTGCACTTGAATGTTTTGCACCATTTTTACAAGAACAAGGCCATAAAAATATAGAAGTTATAAAAGCAGCAAAGGAAAATTTTAGAGAAAATACTTTTTCTTTTGTTTGTATTTTTGAAGATGAAGCACCAAAAAGCTTAGAAAGTGTGTATTTAAAACTTTACTTGCTTTCAAACAAAAAAGTGCCTTTAAGAAGCTTAAATTTAACAGGTGCCTTTGGAATTTTACCAAATGTTGCATGGAGTGATAATAAGCCTATTGATTTAGACTTTTTAAGAGAAAATGAGATTGATTTAAAAATGAGTGGAAGATATCCAAGGATTGATTATGTGGATAAATTTCCAAGATTTCTAGCTCATGTAATTCCTGAAGATAATACTAGAATTTTAGAAAGTTCTAAAGTAAGAATGGGTGCGGTCTTGGCTGCAGGTACTACTATAATGCCAGGTGCTGCTTATGTGAATTTTAATGCAGGAACAACTGGTGCTTGTATGGTGGAAGGTCGTATTAGCTCTTCAGCTGTGGTAGGTGAGGGAAGTGATGTAGGAGGCGGTGCTTCTATACTCGGTGTTTTAAGTGGTACCAGTGGTAATGCTATTAGTATAGGTAAATCTTGTCTTTTGGGTGCAAATTCAGTTACAGGAATTCCTTTAGGGGATAATTGTATAGTTGATGCAGGTATTGCTGTTTTAGAAGGGACTAAATTTGCTTTAAGAAATAAAGATGAACTTCAAAAAATCAATCCTGACTTTAACTTTGATAAAGATATATACAAAGGTTTAGAATTAGCAGGATTAAATGGTTTGCATTTTAGACAAGATTCTCAAAGTGGAGTGATGATAGCAGCTTTTAATAAAAAGGCTGTAAAACTTAATGAAGATTTGCATTAA